A genomic window from Catenulispora sp. GP43 includes:
- a CDS encoding RNA polymerase sigma factor, whose translation MYRANIDAVTAYFARRSTDPQTVADLTADTFVEAITSYTTFDPRRGTARAWLFGIARRVFAKHCESDARRRERAVRLAGRRDLAADHVEELLDRIDAEREGRALVSELTRLPDLDRQAVELVDIAGLKAKEAAAVLGISAGALRMRLMRARTRLRRAHTTRPESGATP comes from the coding sequence ATGTACCGCGCCAACATCGACGCGGTCACCGCCTACTTCGCCCGGCGCAGCACGGATCCGCAGACGGTCGCCGACCTGACCGCGGACACGTTCGTCGAGGCGATCACCTCCTACACCACCTTCGACCCCCGCCGCGGCACCGCGCGCGCCTGGCTGTTCGGCATAGCGCGCCGGGTCTTCGCCAAGCACTGCGAGTCCGACGCGCGCCGCCGTGAGCGCGCGGTCCGGCTGGCGGGGCGCCGCGATCTGGCGGCGGACCACGTCGAGGAACTCCTCGACCGCATCGACGCCGAGCGGGAGGGCCGGGCCCTGGTCAGCGAGCTGACCCGGCTGCCGGACCTGGACCGCCAGGCCGTCGAGCTGGTCGACATCGCGGGCCTGAAGGCCAAGGAGGCGGCGGCAGTGCTCGGCATCTCCGCGGGCGCGCTGCGCATGCGGCTCATGCGCGCCCGAACCCGTCTACGCAGGGCGCACACCACGCGCCCGGAATCCGGAGCGACACCATGA
- a CDS encoding S1C family serine protease, with the protein MAGCGSSKPKSDSAPAASSSAAGGQASPASPNAATPQVSDQLQSDYEMMVANVLPSVVQISTDSGLGSGVVYDTKGDILTNAHVVGQATSFKVTQPTGGQPLTASLVGSFPTGDLAVIRVSGGAGGLKPAKFGDSTKLKVGQIVLAMGSPLGLTGTVTEGIVSALGRTVTSNDANGAAITVGDAIQTSAAINNGNSGGALVDLSSEVVGIPSAAALNPELGNSAAPGIGFAIPTATATRIADQLIASGKVTDSGRAALGVKVQGVVDNNGTPAGVGIAQVEANSAAGAAGLKVGDVITAVNGTPTPDPTTLSQVLVTLKPGQQVKVDYTSPDGSKHTATVTLGTLNG; encoded by the coding sequence ATGGCCGGCTGCGGGTCGTCGAAGCCGAAGTCGGACTCCGCACCGGCCGCGTCGTCCTCGGCGGCGGGCGGGCAGGCGAGTCCGGCGAGCCCGAACGCCGCCACGCCGCAGGTCTCCGACCAGCTGCAGTCGGACTACGAGATGATGGTCGCCAACGTCCTGCCCTCGGTGGTGCAGATCAGCACCGACAGCGGCCTGGGCTCCGGCGTGGTCTACGACACCAAGGGCGACATCCTCACCAACGCGCACGTGGTCGGGCAGGCCACCAGCTTCAAGGTCACCCAGCCCACCGGCGGCCAGCCGCTGACCGCCTCGCTGGTCGGCAGCTTCCCCACCGGCGACCTGGCGGTGATCCGGGTCAGCGGCGGCGCCGGCGGGCTCAAGCCGGCGAAGTTCGGCGACTCCACCAAGCTCAAGGTCGGGCAGATCGTGCTGGCGATGGGCAGCCCGCTGGGCCTGACCGGCACCGTGACCGAGGGCATCGTCTCGGCGCTGGGCCGGACCGTGACCTCCAACGACGCCAACGGCGCCGCGATCACCGTGGGCGACGCCATCCAGACCTCCGCGGCGATCAACAACGGCAACAGCGGCGGCGCGCTGGTGGACCTGTCCAGCGAGGTGGTCGGCATCCCGTCGGCCGCGGCCCTGAACCCCGAGCTCGGCAACAGCGCCGCGCCCGGCATCGGCTTCGCGATCCCGACCGCGACCGCGACCCGGATCGCCGACCAGCTGATCGCCTCGGGCAAGGTCACCGACTCCGGCCGCGCCGCGCTCGGGGTGAAGGTGCAGGGCGTGGTGGACAACAACGGGACCCCGGCCGGCGTCGGCATCGCCCAGGTGGAGGCGAACAGCGCCGCCGGGGCGGCCGGGCTGAAGGTCGGCGACGTGATCACCGCGGTGAACGGCACGCCGACGCCGGACCCGACGACGCTGTCCCAGGTGCTGGTGACGCTCAAGCCCGGACAGCAGGTCAAGGTGGACTACACGTCCCCGGACGGATCGAAGCACACGGCGACGGTCACGCTCGGGACGCTGAACGGGTGA
- a CDS encoding cupin domain-containing protein — MSVIRTSETRRSQTPAGTMTTLASPTLGAAERPIWRVDVEAGAPAGPLHVIDVEQIWLFTAGAADVELAGDKHALRAGDTIVVPADAERRVTPDPVAGFSAIVTAPAGGRAWTLPREGDGIVPPWTV; from the coding sequence ATGTCCGTCATCCGCACCTCCGAGACCCGCCGCAGCCAGACCCCGGCCGGCACCATGACCACCCTCGCCTCGCCCACGCTCGGTGCCGCCGAGCGGCCGATCTGGCGCGTGGACGTCGAGGCCGGGGCGCCGGCCGGGCCGCTGCACGTCATCGACGTCGAGCAGATCTGGCTCTTCACCGCCGGCGCCGCGGACGTGGAACTGGCCGGGGACAAGCACGCGCTGCGCGCCGGCGACACCATCGTGGTGCCGGCCGACGCCGAGCGCCGGGTCACCCCGGACCCGGTTGCCGGGTTCAGCGCGATCGTGACCGCGCCGGCCGGGGGACGGGCGTGGACGCTGCCGCGCGAGGGCGACGGCATCGTCCCGCCGTGGACTGTCTGA